The window CCGTTAGGCAGCATTACCATTGTGGACATTGGTCAGGGTGATTGTATTGTTATGAGTATCCCGTTTGTAGATGGCGCCGTTGTTATTGACACCGGCGGAAAAGTCAGTTATGGAAACACTGCTTCATGGTCACAAAAATTAAACAGCAGTTCTTTAGCAGAGCGAATAATTATTCCTACAATAAAAGCTCTAGGTCATAATAAAATTCATACCTTATTTCTGTCGCATGCTGATCAAGACCATATGGGAGAAGCAGCCAAATTGGCAGAAAATATTTCTATTGGGCAAGTTGTTTTAAGCAAAAGTGATGCTTCATTACAAGAAAAATTTATTTCTCAAAATCTGGAAGAGTGGCATATACCGGTAATATACGCCTCAAGCGGTGATAATATTGCTGTTGGGAGGCAGTTATTTCAAATTTTACTGCCCAATGATTTTACATCCAGCCTTGATGAAAACAATAAGTCTCTAGTTATTTATACAAAACTTGGTGATGCCAGTTGGTTATTTACCGGTGATTTAGAAGCTGAAGGTGAAGAAGAATTAATGAGATTATATCCGCAGTTAACAGCAACTCATTTAAAAGTTGGTCATCACGGTAGTAAAACTTCAAGTTCGGATACATTGCTAAGTAATATTCAATCGCAGTATAGCTATATTTCGGCCGGTAGAAATAATCGTTATAAACATCCTCATCAGAATACACTTGAGCATCTGCTAGATGCTAATAATATAATTTATCGTACTGATGTTCATGGTGCTGTTCGATATTATTCATTTTGGTTTTGGAATTGGCATGAAATTGTTATTTCTGGCTGACAGCGTCGGCGCTAACTGTTATAATTATTTTAAAGGTGAAGTAAATGATTTACACAATAATTGGAACTGAACGCTATATAATTGAACATAGTTTAAAGCGAATTAAAAAGAAGTATATGAGTGATGATACAACACAAATTGATGTTGTTCATTTTGATATGAATGAGACCCTGCTTGATGAAGCACTATATGATGCTCAGGTGCCAGCCTTTTTTAGTGATTATAAAATGTTAGTTATTGATAACCCGTACTTTCTAACTGGTCAAAATGGTAAAAAGGATTTACCACATAATATTGATATGTTACAAGCCTATGTAGAAAACCCACTAGATACTACAATCCTTGTTATTATTGCTGATTATGAAAAAATGGATGAACGAAAAAAAATCGTTAAGGTTTTAAAGAAGGCTTCCAATATATTTGAGGCTTATAAATTGAACAGCAATCAAGCCTCACAGTGGTTAAAGAATATGTTAGACAAACAAAACATAGCATATGAACATGAAGCAATTGAGAGTATTGTCAGTCGTACAGATGCTGATTTACAGGTTATGGTTAGTGAAATCAAAAAATATCAATTGATGTATCCTGATCAAACAATATCTTTAGAGATTGTTGAGGATGCCACTGAGGATATAACAACTAAAACTGTATTCGAACTTATTGAGGCGATTGTAAATAAGGAAGCCTCAAAATCGATTGATCTTTACCAAACACTTTTAGAACAGAGTGATGATCCAATTGCATTTATCGCTTTAATGAGCCAGCAACTCAAAGTGATGTTGCAATTAAAGCTTGCACATATGCGCGGATACAATGCAAAAGATGTAGCTAGAATACTGGCTATGCATCCGTATCGGGTGAAAAAAATTCAGGAAAACGTAAGTCGTTTTTCAGAAGTTCAAATGCAACAAGCATTGACAGAACTTATTGATTTAGATTATCAAATAAAAACCGGTACCATTGATAAGTTTTTAGGTTTTGAGTTATTTATTATTCGATTTACCACAGTATAGTAGTGTAAAAAACTCCTTAATCATTTAATTAAGGAGTTTTCTTATTCGTATATTTAGCCTCGGGAATATGGATTGAGAAGGTAGTCGCTTTTTTATTTGAAAAGACATCATAAGTAAATTCATGATTATCCATTATATATTTTGCAATTGCTAATCCTAATCCGGAGCCAGATGATTTGTTCGATTTATAATATTGATTCCATATATTGTCTTTTTCTTCAGCAGTGAGTGGGTCACCATAATTAGTAAATTGAATAGTTAGTGTCTTATGGCTACTCGAGACATTTATTTCAACATTACTGTTTTTAGGGCTATGTTTTATGGCATTATCCAGGAAATTATAAAATACTCTGGTTATTGCAGTTTCATCAGCTATTATTCTGTACTGATTATCGGTATTAAAACGCAGGGTTACGCCTTTTTCTTGCGCTAAAATCTGAACTGACTCTATTGTAGTCATTAATATGTTATCCAATGATAGTGGGGCATAGTGGAAGGTATAGAGTCCTTCCTGCATCATTGATAAGTCAAGAATAGTATTTACCAAGGTATCAAGACGTTTGATTTCATTGGTAATTACATTATAGTATTCAGCCTGTTCGTCTTCAGATACTAAATTATCTGCGAGTACTTCAATGCTGGATTCAATGACTGCAAGCGGAGTTTTAAAATCATGCGATATTCCAGCGATAAATTCTTGTTGTAATTCTTGTTTGTTTTCTAATTGCTTTTTCATATATTCCATAGCATTAGAAAGTTCTTCAATTTCGTCATGCGTTTTAAGAGTAAATGAACGATTATAATCACCATTAGCAACAGCTAAGGCATCTTTTTTAAGTTTAATAATTGGTTTTGAGATTTGATAGCCGCTCCATAAGATAATTGGTGTAACGAATACAATAAGGAAAAGTAATATTATTAGTAGATATCGATAAATATCACTGTTACCAAAAAACGTTGCATTAACAAGTTTTAACCCAATCAATGTACCGGTTGCTTGTGGTTGTTTTAAAATGTAGATATAACTAAATGGATCACCGGTATTCGATGCAACAATTTCTTTTTCAGTGACACCATCAATTGTTTGCCAATCAGTGGCAATATATTGGCTAACATTTAAAGAATGCATTGACTGATTATTCTGAAAGAGGAATAGTACACCATTTTTTATACCTAAGATCTGGCTAGGAAGATTTGACTCTGTGACATCATCTTTGTATTCATTCATCACTGTTTCCATTTGGCTGAATTGAGTATTCTTTAAGGATAAGTCAATGAATATAGTTGCTAACATAATCAAAAAGAGGATAATGGCAAAAGCTGCAAAAAGTCGGGAAACTATTTTGGTTGTAATCCTATTAAGCATTATCATCGGCTCCCTTGCTGTTGAGGCGATAACCGACACCCCAAATAGTTGTCAGATGTTCTTTTAAGTATGCACTTTTGGCGCGAATTTTTTTGATATGACTATCTACTGTCCGTTCATCACCATCAAAATCATACCCCCAAACGGCACCAAGTAAATCATCACGTGTAAAAACTTGATCCGGGTGCTCGTTTAAAAAGACAACTAATTCAAATTCTTTAGGTTTAAAGTGAATTTCCTTACCATTTTCGGTAACAATATGGCTTTTGGTATTAATAACTAATGCTTTTTCTAAATCTGGTTGAAAGAAGTGAGGTTGGGTACTCTCTAAAATCAGTTCTGCTGCTTGCAATCGGGCAAGAAGTCGAGCATAAAGTTCTTTTAAACTAATCGGTTTAGTAAGATAATCATCTGCACCTAACTCAAACCCAAATACCTTGTCGTCTTCACTGCGACGGGCAGAGGTAATTAATACAACCATTGCCGGATAATATTTCTTTATATGGCGCACAATACTCCAGCCATCACCATCAGGAAGGGTAATATCTACTATGGCAGCATCATATTTATTTTGTTCCAGCTGTTCAATAGCATCAGCTTCAGTGGCAACAATTTGAACGGAACAGCCATTGTTTTTTAAATAAAGTTCAATATTTTTAGCAAGCATATATTCGTCTTCTATAATCAAGATACGATATCCATTCATATTATCTACCTGCCTTTCTTAATTTTATTATACGGTAATAAGCATAAAATAAGCTTAAAAATACACAGAAAAAACACTTATTATCACGATTTGACCAAAAAACGGTCATAAATTGGTCATAACTCTTTCGTATACTAGTTTCTGGGAAAAGTAAGATAAAGAAATGAGCGTGAAAAGTAAATATGAAACTAAATCCATTAAAACTTTCAATAGTTGGTGCAATTATTGGAGGTATGATTTTAGTATCTGTTCCAGTTAGAGCGACTCAAAATTATAATCCGGCAACTATGATGCCGTTGCAGAAGAATCAAAAAGTGCTTATTGCACAAACAAATCTAGCTGATATTGAACAAGTTTCAAGCAATTACAATGTTCTTGAAATTCCAGTTGTTCAAAATGCAGATGGAACCTTAAGTGTTACTACTAATGATGAGGCGCTTAAAGAACAGATAGCTACTATCAACAAAAACAATCGTTCAGTATTTATGCAATTCAATATAGACAATAACACAATTGCGTCAGATGCAAACACAATATCTACTGAATTATTACAATTGACTGAAACATATGGTTTTGACGGACTTAGTATAGTCACATCGTCATCGTCAATACCGGCAGCTGACACACTTCATGTTATTAGTGACGCTGCTAAAATTATTCGAAACAATTATGCTAGCCAAGGTGCAAATTTTACAACAATTTTATACACTGACGCTGAGCAACTACAAGATGGTGCAGCTCTATACGATGCTGTAGCTGAAAATCAGAACAAATATTCATATATTGCTGTTAACAGTACATCGTTAACTGCTTTAGATGATATTATTCATAACAAAAATCAAAGTATAACGATTGATGCTGACCGACTAATTATTACTGATTTGTCTTTAGGCGCGAACGATATCGATAACTATATTTATGATTTAATGAACAATGCAGATACAGTGCGTGGTGTAAGTACGAAAACCTATGAAACATCAAGTTTCAATAAACTTGCTGCTTCAACAAGTTCAATGACCGGACAATTTATTAATAACACGGTAGATGTAAAAAAAGTGAATACCAGTGATGTTACAGAAAATAGTGCAGTTATCGACCTTGAATTATCAACCAATAATCTTAGCAAAGTGCAATCAATAGATGTTATTGATAAAAATAATACTGTTTTGGCAACTAAAGATATTCTAAATAGTAAGTTACAAGTTAAATTATCTAATTTATCTAAGAATACTATTTATGATCAATTACAAGCCGTTATATGGTATAAAGATAACAACAACAACTTAGCTTCAAAGACAATTGCGATTCCAAGTTTTACTACTGCTTTACAAGCAACTCAGCGGCAGACCGCTGCTTTGCAATCAACAACTGAACAGGCTGTTGTTGATGAGCAGGCACCTAGTCAACCAGGTTCATTAGTAGTCAGCAATGTTACTTCACATGGGGCGCTTTTAACTTGGGAACCTTCAACTGATAACATTGAAGTAAGTAAATATATTGTAACAGTTACTTCTTTAGCAGATGAGACCGTAAAACAGTTTGAAACTGTTGATAGTTTCTATACGCTTAGCGGACTAAGCGCCGAAGCAAGCTACAAAATAACTGTACAAGCTCAAGATTCATCAAATAATACTTCTACAGCAGCCGCAACTCAAATTCTTACTGAAAAAGTAGAGGCTTGGGATGCAAATGCAACATATAAACTCGGTGCACGAGTTATCGTGGACGGTAACGTATATGAAAATCAATCGCTTATTTCTGTAAACAGTATACCAACCCCTAATGATAGTACAGGTATCAATAATGGCTGGTTACATATTTCCGGAGATAGCAAGACTGCAATCCCTGACTGGAATGTGGAAGGGGTTTATCCAAGCGGTTATGTTGTTTTCAAAGATAATAATTTTTGGCAGGCTAATGCAATAGCTACTGGAAACGATGTTCCTGGCAATAGCAATAAATGGCAGGTAACAACTCATGTTCCAGAAGATATTTTTGAGGAACGCTTACCATCATTTAAATCACCAATTCGTGCTTCTTATACAGTAAGTGCTGAATATGGCGGTTATGCCGGACATATCGGAACTGATTTAGCAGTACCGGTTGGTACAGAGGTCTATCCGGTTATTAAAGGAACTGTTGTTTATACTGCCGGCGGTGCCGTTGAAGGTGATAACAGTGCTAATGGTGGCTATGGTAATGTTATTGCTGTAGCTCACACTGTGCAGGGTGTGCAGTATGTTAGCGTCTATGGACATTTATCTAGTATCAATGTAAGTGTCGGCGATACCGTAACAACAAATACTATTATCGGGTTGAGTGGTAATACCGGTATGAGTACTGGTGCCCATTTACATATTGAATTATTGAAAAATGCAACCCAATTTGATTTGAACAAAAACGTTCGAATTGCTCAGGCACTTGATTGCCGTACAATTTTACCATTATAATATTTAAAAACGGAACATGGGGGATGTTCCGTTTTTTCTTTTCGTTTTATATTATGTTATAATTAAGTATAAATAATGATATGAGGTATAAGCGTATGAACATGAATATTCGTAAAGCTGAAGTAGCTGACATTGATGCTATTGCTCAGCTCTATGATGACTTAAATGATGCTTTAGCAGCAGGAATTAATTACCCCAAATGGAAGAAGGGCATCTATCCGGTTCGTCAAACTGCAATAGACGGTTTGGCAACAGAAACATTATATGTACTTACTTTAGATAATGTCATTGCTGGTTCAGTTATCTTGAATCACCAACCAGAAGCTATTTATCGTCAGGTAAATTGGCAGATTGATGCTGAGGATCAAGAAGTTATTATCATATATACTTTGGTGGTGCATCCATTATTCCGAAATAAAGGAGTGGCAAAAGCATTGCTTGATTTTGCCGTTGAGTCCGCGCATGCGCAGCAACTCAAGGCGGTACGCCTTGATGTTGAGGTTGGTAATTTGCCGGCAGTACAACTATATGAGGCTTATGGTTTTATATATATCGACACCCTACCATATCCAATTCAAATACCTGAACTTATTGAATTGCAGTTATCTTTGTATGAGTATTTAGTTGAATAAAAAAACTGGTCTGATAACCAGCTTTTTTATTTCCTATTTTTTTTTGCAAACTTTAGGCAACCATAATATGATCATAGCGGCGATTATCAAGAAAAATGTCATAAGCAACATAATTTAATATTGCCAGTTGTGCTTTGGGGTCAGTAACCATTTTGACTAACGCGTCATTGATACGGCCCCGTAGACTGAGTTCATCTTCATGAGTAAAATCATCAACATGAAAGACATTTTCAATTTTGATATTGAATCGGTCCAAGATTCGATTATGGTTATCCAGTAATTGAATAGTTGCAGTCATATGTATCAACTCCTTGGTTTAATTGTATAAAATAAATGAACTTTTGTTGAGCCAGAAAAACGACATAAAGCAGTCAATTGTGATTGTCTGCTTTACTGCAAAAAATTCTCATATTAAATAATTTTCATAAAAATATTTCATGATATTATGCTATAATAGAAGAAATGCAACAAGTAGCAGGGGGAATTTTCTTGAATAAAAAAATGAAATCAGCACTCGGTTGGGTGGCATGGATAATTGGTGTCATCGTCGTTTCGCTATTATTAAATATGTTTGTATTCTCAGTTGCTGACGTACATCAAATATCAATGCAACCAACATTGGTTGAAAATGACCGGGTTATTGTTGATAAGATCTCTGCACGTTTATTCGGACCGGAACGGTTTGATGTTGTTGTCGTGCAATTTCCTAATACTGAGCCCAATAAGCCATTTATAAAACGGGTGATTGGTATGCCCGGCGATACGGTAAAAATTGTTGATGATGTATTGTATATTAATGACGAAGTAGTGGAGCAACCATTTATTATTGACACCGCATCACAACATACTGAGGATTATACATATCCCGGAGTTATTCCTGAGGGACAATATTTAGTAATGGGTGATAATCGCGACTCCAGTTTGGATGGACGAAAACTGGGATTGCTTACTCAAGACCAAATAATCGGTATTGGACGTTGCGTTATTTGGCCTTTAGATGATATTCAATGGTTATAGTTTTTATGTAAGAGGGGTTTTCAAATGAAGTTTACAAGTTTTAATGATTTTAAATCACGGGTTATTTATAATGACCGCTTTAAAAATATTTTCAGCGGTATGGTCATTTTATTGGTTATGGCGGTTGCTTATAATTTAATATCAACAGTTATTACCATTGTCAAAAATGGATTGCTGGGCAAGCCACAATATTGGATACGAATATTTTTATCAATTGAAGGCGAAAGCGGTACATCACCAATATGGGCGATCATTGTTTATGGAACATATATCTTAGTTCCGGTTTGTATTATCTTTGCTATTATTTACCTTGTAATGCGCAATGGTAACCTAAGAAAACTCTATGATGCTTATCAAAGTAATGGTGTGCATCCATATGTGAAAGTTACCGATTATGCTTTTAGAGCTGGTAATATTACTAATACTTTATATGTTTATGGTGGTAATGAAGCAGAAGTTGCTTCCGCAGTAGAAGTAATAAATAATAAAATTATTGGTTTTTCCAAACAAGATTTTAAACAATTACAAAAATATGTCAGCAAGAGCTCTGTATTGAATCTTGTTAAATTACAACCAATGTTTCCCGAAGTCAGTTTATCAGTATACGCATTTGTGTCACCAAATCCGCCACAAGCTGAATCAATTATTTGCCGTATCGATAATCAGGACCGCCTTTATTTTTTAAAGCCAGTTAAATAATAAAAGCCCTCACAGCTAAACTGTGAGGGCTTTTTTCTTTATACCAGAGAAAGAATATCCTTAGGATGTTCAAGATAATAGTCAGCGTTTATGCCATCAATAATCGGCGCTCCCCAAAGGGCAAAACCAAATGCTATTCCCGCTGCGCGCGAAGCTATACCGTCGCCATCCATATCACCAATATAGATACAATCGTCAACACTAATATCCAGTCCTTCAATTGCTTTTAATAATGGCTCGGGGTCAGGCTTATGTTTTAAAGTATCTTCTGCAAGCACTACGCGAGTCATATATTGATCGATTGGATGCTCAGCAAAATCAATCAGGTATTGCGGATGTAATTTTGAGCTGGAAACACAGCAAATAACCCCACGTGTAGCTAGAGTTTGAATGACTTCTAGAATTCCGTCATAAAAACCGGCTTTCTCCTCAAAACTATTTACACCTTCAACCCAAAGTGCATAAGTTGCCTCAATATCCTCAAAGCCCAGTTCTTCAATAACTTTCTTACCGGGGTAGGCGCGATACTTTAAAATTTCATCATAGGTCACATCCTGACCCAATTCTCGCTTAATTAATCGTTGCAGCGGAATCATATTCATCCGTTCAGTATCCAGTATCGTTCCGTCAATATCAAAAATAACACACTTGTATGGTTTCATAATATCACCGTCCTATATGCAGTATACCATGAAAGTAGGGCGGAAATCTCTGAAAAACAATATTTGAAAATATATTTTTTCATTTTAAGCCTCTTTTAAGTTTTACTGTTTATACTACGGGTATAGAACGTTTATGGAGGTTGCACAAATGGCTAAAACAAAATTAAACCATATATTTGAAAGACGTGAGAAAAAATATCGTTTAACTAAAGAACAATTCCAACGTGTATATGTTGCTTTACTGGAACATATGCATGCTGATAAATATGGCAAGCATACAATCTGCTCGCTATACTATGATACAGATGATTATTATCTAATTAGAACATCCAATGAAAAACCAGTGTATAAAGAGAAGTTCCGTTTACGTAGTTATGGGACACCAAATGATGATTCAACGGTATTTCTTGAATTGAAGAAGAAATATGATGGCGTTGTTTATAAACGTCGCGAGTCATTGACTATGTACTCGGTCCAGAAATATTTAAACGATGGTCACCTTAAAGTATTGGACAAAGAACCAAATCAAATCATGATGGAAATTGACTGGTTTATGAACCGTTATCAATTGGCACCAAAAGTAATGGTTGCATATGACCGTATTGCTTTATATGGCAAAGAAGAGTCGGCCTTCCGGGTTACTTTTGACTTTGATATTCGCTGGCGAGACTATGACTTAGACCTGCGATATGGTGATTACGGTAACCCGTTGATTGCCACCGACGAATGTATGATGGAAGTGAAGGCACTGGGAGCAATTCCAGTCTGGTTAACCGAAATTCTTTCGAGAGAAAGATTATATTCGACCTCGTTTTCAAAATATGGCATTATTTATAAACAATTTATTGCACCAAAAAATATCCCGGTAACCAAATCGATGCTGCATAGTTTGGTACATGCCAATACAACTTACAACCTGGGAGAAGCAACGCAGAAACTGCGTGGTGCACAAAAACAAAAAGGAGTGACTTATCATGTTGGATAGCATTTTATCAACAACAACAGCAGCGGCATCAATCGATCTTACCGGTATCCTTATATGTACCGCGGTCTCATTAGTATTAGGCTTGGTGGTGGCATTTGTCCACATGTACCGGAATACCTATAGTAGAAGCTTTATTTTAACGCTGGTGATGCTACCAATATTAGTTCAATCAGTAATCATGTTAGTAAACGGCAACCTCGGAACCGGGATGGCAGTTTTAGGCGCATTCAGCTTAGTACGTTTCCGTTCAGTTGCCGGTGGTGCCCGTGAAATTAGCAGTATATTTTGGGCAATGGGAATCGGACTTGCAACCGGAATGGGTTATGTTGTATACGGAGCGTTATTCTCAGCAGTTATTGCTGTCGTGATTATTGTATTAGTGACTGTACGCTTCGGTGGGCGAAAAAACCCCGCGGAAAAACAATTGAAAATTGTCATTCCCGAAGATCTTGACTACAACGGCATCTTCGATGACATCTTTAAAAAATACACATACGAAGCACGGCTGGAACGAGTAAAAACAACTAACATGGGTAGCCTTTACGAGTTGGTATATCATGTTATGTTTAAAGACGCCAATGATGAAAAAGATGTCATTGATGAACTACGCCGCCGTAATGGTAATCTGACGATTACTTGTGGCCGCATAACTGCCAATCGGGATGAATTATAGAAAGCATGGTGAACATATAGATATGAATAAATTTATAACTAAAGTCGGGGCTGCGCTATTAGTCATACTAATAGCTGCTGCCGGTTGCAGTGTTGCAGCCGAACCAGAAACAGCAACGACAACTAATAATGTAAGTACTGAAGGTTTATTTGGTACCTACGAGGATGAAGATTTAGATGCAACTTGGGATGATGCAAGTGCTACCCATATTACATTAAGTGATTCAGCATCAACAATTGATGGTGAGGGTGCTGTTGTTAATGGCAGTGGAATAAAAATTACTGCTGCCGGGACCTATGTCTTAACCGGTATGTTAACTAATGGTCAGGTGCTCATTAGTGCGACTGCCAATGACAAAGTAAGAATAATTCTAAATGGGGTAACCATTAATAATGATACATCTGCTGCTATTTATGTTGAGCAAGCGGATAAAGTGATTATGACTTTAGCAAGTGATACCAAAAATACCATAAGTGACGGCAGTACATATACATTTGCTGATGCAGCTACTGATGAGCCTAATGCTACCATTTTCAGTAAAGATGATTTAACAATTAATGGTGATGGTCAATTAACGGTGACGGCTAATTATTTAAATGGTATCATTTCAAAAGATGATTTGATTATCACCGGTGGAACGTATGCAATTACGGCAAACAACAATGGTATTCGCGGTCGTGATGTGTTAAGTATTTTAGATGGTAATTTTACAATTACTGCTAAAAACGATGCGATTCAATCAAATAATGACACCGGCGAAGAAGGAAAAGGTGTTATTAATCTGGATGGCGGGACTTATGATTTAACCGCTGACCATGATGGTGTTGATGCTAAAAATCAATTAAATATTTCTCATGGTACATATACGGTTAAAAGCGGTGGCGGCAGCAGCCAAAGTGCTAATAGCAGTGATACCGAGAGCTATAAAGGCTTGAAAGCGGCTAGCGCTATTCATATTACCGGTGGTACCTTCAATATTGATGCTAAAGATGATGCAATCCATACTAATGGAGATACTAACATTGAAGGCGGCACCTTTACTTTAGCTACCGGCGATGATGGTATTCATTCGGATAATACGACAGCAATTAGCGGTGGCGAAATCACAATTACTAAATCATACGAAGGTATAGAGGGGTCAGATATTACAATCAGCGGTGGCACCATTTCAATTGTCAGCAGTGATGATGGTATTAATGCTGCTGGGGGCAGTGATGGTGATACAGAAACCGGACCATTCGGTGGTGATCAATTTGCTGCCGGCGATTATACCCTAACAATTAGTGATGGTACTGTTTATGTAAATGCTGGTGGTGATGGACTCGATTCAAATGGTGATATTGTTATGACTGGTGGTACTGTTGTAGTTGATGGACCGGAAGATAATGGCAATGGCGCTTTGGATTATGATGGTAATTATACAATCAGCGGTGGTATTCTGATTGCTGCCGGAAGTAGCGGTATGGCCCAGGCGCCCGGAACTGATTCAAGCCAGGCGAGCTTGGGTATTTACTTCAACTCAACGCAATCTGCCGGTCAGACAATTAATATTAGCAGTAGTGATGGTACTAACATCTTAAGCTACACGCCAAGTAAATCATATTCATCAGTGATTGTCAGTGCGCCGGAACTTAAAAATGGTTCAAGCTATTCAGTTTCAACTGGTGGTACTGATACTGGCTCAACTGTTAACAGCTTACAAACTGGCGGCTCATATAGTAATGGTTCAAAATTAGTTGATATAACTTTAAGTAGTTCAGTTACATTAATTGATGAATCCGGTTCTGCTGTTCAAGGCGGTATGGGAGCTCCAGGCGGAGGTATGGGTGGTGGACCTGGTGGCAATCGTCCATAAACTTTTGAAAATAATGCCGATTTAAAATCGGTATTATTTTTTTATTTTCACAATTGGAAAAATTAAAAAGCGTATTATTATACTAATCAGTCGACTAGGATTACAATAACGGTAGATAAATATAAGGGGCGAAGGATTATGTATAAAAAAATATTCTACACTTTAACCGCAGCTATG of the Culicoidibacter larvae genome contains:
- a CDS encoding polyphosphate polymerase domain-containing protein; this encodes MAKTKLNHIFERREKKYRLTKEQFQRVYVALLEHMHADKYGKHTICSLYYDTDDYYLIRTSNEKPVYKEKFRLRSYGTPNDDSTVFLELKKKYDGVVYKRRESLTMYSVQKYLNDGHLKVLDKEPNQIMMEIDWFMNRYQLAPKVMVAYDRIALYGKEESAFRVTFDFDIRWRDYDLDLRYGDYGNPLIATDECMMEVKALGAIPVWLTEILSRERLYSTSFSKYGIIYKQFIAPKNIPVTKSMLHSLVHANTTYNLGEATQKLRGAQKQKGVTYHVG
- a CDS encoding DUF4956 domain-containing protein, with amino-acid sequence MLDSILSTTTAAASIDLTGILICTAVSLVLGLVVAFVHMYRNTYSRSFILTLVMLPILVQSVIMLVNGNLGTGMAVLGAFSLVRFRSVAGGAREISSIFWAMGIGLATGMGYVVYGALFSAVIAVVIIVLVTVRFGGRKNPAEKQLKIVIPEDLDYNGIFDDIFKKYTYEARLERVKTTNMGSLYELVYHVMFKDANDEKDVIDELRRRNGNLTITCGRITANRDEL
- a CDS encoding carbohydrate-binding domain-containing protein, with translation MNKFITKVGAALLVILIAAAGCSVAAEPETATTTNNVSTEGLFGTYEDEDLDATWDDASATHITLSDSASTIDGEGAVVNGSGIKITAAGTYVLTGMLTNGQVLISATANDKVRIILNGVTINNDTSAAIYVEQADKVIMTLASDTKNTISDGSTYTFADAATDEPNATIFSKDDLTINGDGQLTVTANYLNGIISKDDLIITGGTYAITANNNGIRGRDVLSILDGNFTITAKNDAIQSNNDTGEEGKGVINLDGGTYDLTADHDGVDAKNQLNISHGTYTVKSGGGSSQSANSSDTESYKGLKAASAIHITGGTFNIDAKDDAIHTNGDTNIEGGTFTLATGDDGIHSDNTTAISGGEITITKSYEGIEGSDITISGGTISIVSSDDGINAAGGSDGDTETGPFGGDQFAAGDYTLTISDGTVYVNAGGDGLDSNGDIVMTGGTVVVDGPEDNGNGALDYDGNYTISGGILIAAGSSGMAQAPGTDSSQASLGIYFNSTQSAGQTINISSSDGTNILSYTPSKSYSSVIVSAPELKNGSSYSVSTGGTDTGSTVNSLQTGGSYSNGSKLVDITLSSSVTLIDESGSAVQGGMGAPGGGMGGGPGGNRP